From a region of the Solanum stenotomum isolate F172 chromosome 2, ASM1918654v1, whole genome shotgun sequence genome:
- the LOC125856521 gene encoding magnesium-chelatase subunit ChlH, chloroplastic, translating into MASLVSSPFTLPNSKVEHLSSISQKHYFLHSFLPKKTNPTFSKSPKKFQCNAIGNGLFTQTTQEVRRIVPENLKGLTTVKIVYVVLEAQYQSALTAAVQTLNKNGEFASFEVVGYLVEELRDENAYKTFCKDLEDANIFIGSLIFVEELALKIKSAVEKERDRLDAVLVFPSMPEVMRLNKLGSFSMSQLGQSKSPFFQLFKKKKSSAGFSDQMLKLVRTLPKVLKYLPSDKAQDARLYILSLQFWLGGSPDNLVNFLKMVSGSYVPALKGVKMDYSDPVLYLDSGIWHPLAPCMYDDVKEYLNWYATRRDANEKLKSSNAPVIGLVLQRSHIVTGDESHYVAVIMELEARGAKVIPIFAGGLDFSGPVERYFIDPITKKPFVNSVVSLTGFALVGGPARQDHPRAIEALTKLDVPYIVALPLVFQTTEEWLNSTLGLHPIQVALQVALPELDGGMEPIVFSGRDPRTGKSHALHKRVEQLCTRAIKWGDLKRKSKAEKKLAITVFSFPPDKGNVGTAAYLNVFASIYSVLKDLKKDGYNVEGLPETSAELIEEVIHDKEAQFSSPNLNVAYKMNVREYQKLTPYATALEENWGKAPGNLNSDGENLLVYGKQYGNVFIGVQPTFGYEGDPMRLLFSKSASPHHGFAAYYSFVEKIFKADAVLHFGTHGSLEFMPGKQVGMSDACFPDSLIGNIPNIYYYAANNPSEATIAKRRSYANTISYLTPPAENAGLYKGLKQLSELIASYQSLKDSGRGPQIVSSIISTARQCNLDKDVDLPDEGQEIDAKERDLVVGKVYSKIMEIESRLLPCGLHIIGEPPTAMEAVATLVNIAALDRAEDDISSLPSILAATVGRNIEEIYRGNDNGVLRDVELLRQITEASRGAISAFVERSTNSKGQVVDNSDKLTSLLGFGINEPWIQYLSNTQFYRADREKLRVLFQFLGECLKLIVANNEVGSLKQALEGKYVEPGPGGDPIRNPKVLPTGKNIHALDPQAIPTTAALQSAKIVVERLLERQKVDNGGKYPETVALVLWGTDNIKTYGESLAQVMWMIGVRPVADTLGRVNRVEPVSLEELGRPRVDVVVNCSGVFRDLFINQMNLLDRGIKMVAELDEPEDQNFVRKHALEQAKTLGIDVREAATRVFSNASGSYSSNINLAVENSSWNDEKQLQDMYLSRKSFAFDCDAPGAGMMEKRKVFEMALSTADATFQNLDSSEISLTDVSHYFDSDPTNLVQNLRKDGKKPSAYIADTTTANAQVRTLSETVRLDARTKLLNPKWYEGMLSTGYEGVREIEKRLTNTVGWSATSGQVDNWVYEEANTTFIKDEEMLNRLMNTNPNSFRKLLQTFLEANGRGYWDTSEENIEKLKQLYSEVEDKIEGIDR; encoded by the exons ATGGCTTCTTTGGTTTCTTCACCATTTACATTACCAAACTCAAAAGTAGAACACCTTTCATCAATTTCTCAAAAGCATTACTTTCTTCACTcttttcttccaaagaaaacAAACCCCACTTTCTCAAAATCACCCAAAAAGTTCCAATGTAATGCTATTGGAAATGGATTGTTTACACAAACAACTCAAGAAGTTAGGAGGATTGTACCAGAAAACCTTAAAGGTCTTACTACTGTGAAAATAGTGTATGTGGTGTTGGAAGCTCAGTACCAATCAGCTCTCACCGCTGCTGTTCAGACACTGAACAAGAATGGTGAGTTTGCTTCTTTTGAGGTTGTGGGGTATTTGGTTGAGGAGCTTAGAGATGAGAATGCGTATAAAACTTTCTGTAAAGATCTTGAGGATGCAAATATCTTTATTGGgtcattgatttttgtggaagAATTGGCTTTGAAGATTAAGTCTGCTGTGGAGAAAGAAAGGGATAGGCTTGATGCTGTTCTTGTGTTTCCATCAATGCCTGAGGTGATGAGGCTGAACAAGTTGGGATCTTTTAGTATGTCGCAGTTGGGGCAATCAAAAAGTCCATTTTTTCAGCttttcaagaagaagaaatcttCTGCTGGTTTTTCTGATCAGATGTTGAAGCTTGTGAGGACATTGCCTAAGGTCTTGAAGTACTTGCCAAGTGACAAGGCTCAAGATGCTAGGTTGTATATACTAAGTTTGCAGTTTTGGCTTGGAGGTTCACCTGATAATTTGGTGAATTTCTTGAAAATGGTGTCTGGTTCTTATGTTCCTGCATTAAAAGGGGTGAAAATGGACTATTCGGATCCAGTTTTGTACTTGGATAGTGGAATTTGGCACCCTTTGGCTCCTTGTATGTATGATGATGTGAAGGAGTATTTGAATTGGTATGCAACAAGGAGGGATGCTAATGAGAAACTCAAGAGTTCTAATGCTCCTGTTATTGGGCTTGTTTTGCAAAGGAGTCATATTGTTACTGGTGATGAAAGTCACTATGTGGCTGTGATCATGGAATTAGAGGCAAGAGGGGCTAAAGTTATCCCAATTTTCGCCGGGGGGCTAGACTTTTCCGGGCCAGTTGAGAGATACTTCATTGATCCCATCACAAAGAAGCCCTTTGTGAATTCAGTAGTATCACTTACTGGTTTTGCTCTTGTTGGAGGGCCAGCAAGACAGGATCATCCAAGGGCTATCGAGGCGTTGACGAAGCTTGATGTGCCTTACATTGTGGCATTGCCTTTGGTCTTCCAGACAACAGAAGAATGGTTGAACAGCACTTTGGGGTTGCACCCAATTCAGGTGGCTCTACAAGTTGCTCTACCTGAGCTCGATGGAGGCATGGAGCCTATCGTATTCTCTGGACGGGATCCAAGAACAG GGAAATCACATGCTCTTCACAAAAGAGTGGAGCAGCTATGCACCAGGGCAATCAAATGGGGAGATTTAAAGAGAAAATCAAAG GCTGAGAAGAAGTTGGCAATCACTGTTTTCAGCTTTCCCCCGGACAAAGGCAACGTCGGAACTGCTGCATACTTGAATGTCTTTGCCTCCATATACTCTGTGCTCAAAGATCTCAAGAAAGACGGGTACAATGTTGAGGGGCTGCCTGAGACTTCTGCTGAACTGATTGAAGAAGTAATTCATGACAAAGAAGCTCAGTTCAGCAGTCCAAATCTCAACGTAGCTTACAAGATGAACGTCCGAGAATACCAGAAGCTAACCCCCTATGCCACTGCTCTTGAAGAGAACTGGGGGAAAGCACCTGGTAATCTGAACTCTGATGGAGAGAACCTCTTGGTATATGGAAAACAGTACGGAAATGTATTTATTGGTGTTCAGCCTACATTTGGATACGAAGGTGACCCGATGAGACTTCTGTTCTCCAAATCAGCTAGCCCTCACCATGGTTTTGCTGCATACTATTCCTTTGTGGAGAAAATTTTCAAAGCTGATGCAGTTCTCCACTTTGGTACTCATGGTTCTCTTGAGTTCATGCCAGGAAAACAGGTGGGAATGAGCGATGCTTGTTTCCCAGATAGTCTCATTGGAAACATTCCAAATATCTATTACTATGCAGCAAACAATCCATCCGAAGCAACCATTGCCAAACGAAGGAGTTATGCGAATACCATTAGCTACTTGACTCCCCCAGCTGAGAATGCTGGACTCTACAAGGGACTCAAGCAGCTTAGTGAGCTCATTGCGTCGTACCAATCACTGAAAGACTCAGGCCGTGGCCCTCAGATTGTGAGCTCTATCATTAGTACTGCTAGACAGTGTAATCTTGACAAGGACGTTGATCTTCCAGATGAAGGGCAGGAAATAGATGCCAAAGAACGTGACCTCGTGGTAGGAAAAGTATATTCTAAGATTATGGAGATTGAGTCTCGTCTTCTGCCCTGTGGACTTCACATCATTGGTGAACCTCCAACCGCCATGGAGGCAGTTGCTACTCTTGTCAACATTGCTGCATTGGACCGTGCTGAAGATGATATTTCTTCCCTTCCTTCTATACTGGCTGCCACAGTTGGAAGAAACATTGAGGAGATCTATCGAGGAAATGACAATGGAGTCTTGCGAGATGTGGAGCTGCTTCGTCAAATTACTGAGGCATCACGTGGAGCAATATCAGCATTCGTTGAACGTTCAACTAACAGCAAGGGTCAGGTTGTTGACAATTCTGACAAGCTGACCTCACTCCTTGGTTTTGGTATTAATGAACCATGGATCCAGTATTTATCAAACACCCAATTCTACAGAGCTGATAGGGAAAAGCTCAGAGTCCTATTTCAGTTCTTGGGAGAGTGTCTGAAGCTAATTGTGGCTAATAACGAGGTGGGAAGCTTGAAACAGGCTCTTGAAGGGAAATATGTTGAACCAGGTCCTGGAGGGGATCCAATCAGAAACCCGAAAGTTTTGCCTACTGGGAAAAACATCCATGCTTTGGACCCACAGGCTATTCCCACAACAGCAGCACTGCAGAGCGCCAAAATAGTGGTTGAAAGATTGTTGGAGAGGCAAAAGGTTGACAACGGGGGCAAGTACCCGGAGACTGTTGCTCTGGTGCTTTGGGGAACAGATAACATCAAGACTTATGGAGAGTCGTTGGCACAGGTTATGTGGATGATTGGTGTTAGGCCAGTTGCAGACACACTTGGACGCGTTAACCGAGTGGAACCAGTTAGTCTTGAAGAGCTTGGAAGGCCTAGAGTTGATGTTGTTGTCAACTGCTCCGGGGTGTTCAGGGATCTCTTCATCAATCAG ATGAATCTCCTTGACCGAGGAATCAAGATGGTTGCTGAGCTTGATGAACCGGAAGACCAAAACTTTGTCAGGAAACATGCACTAGAACAGGCAAAAACACTCGGAATTGATGTTCGTGAAGCAGCTACTAGGGTCTTCTCAAATGCTTCGGGTTCTTACTCTTCCAACATCAACCTTGCTGTTGAGAACTCATCATGGAACGACGAGAAGCAACTTCAAGACATGTACTTGAGCCGAAAGTCATTTGCATTTGACTGTGATGCTCCTGGTGCTGGCATGATGGAGAAGAGGAAAGTTTTTGAGATGGCTCTAAGCACAGCTGATGCCACGTTCCAGAACCTCGACTCATCAGAAATTTCACTCACAGATGTTAGTCACTATTTCGATTCAGACCCAACCAACCTCGTTCAGAACCTCAGGAAGGATGGAAAGAAGCCTAGTGCATACATTGCTGACACCACTACTGCTAATGCGCAG GTACGTACCCTGTCTGAGACTGTGAGGTTAGATGCAAGGACAAAGTTGTTGAACCCCAAGTGGTATGAAGGCATGCTGTCCACTGGCTACGAGGGAGTTCGTGAGATTGAGAAACGATTGACCAACACAGTGGGATGGAGTGCAACTTCAGGCCAAGTTGACAATTGGGTGTATGAAGAAGCCAATACAACATTCATCAAAGATGAAGAGATGTTGAACAGGCTTATGAACACAAATCCAAATTCTTTCAGGAAGTTGCTTCAGACATTCTTGGAGGCCAATGGGCGTGGATACTGGGACACTTCTGAAGAGAACATTGAGAAACTCAAGCAGTTGTACTCAGAAGTCGAAGACAAGATTGAAGGAATCGATCGATAA